From one Alicyclobacillus acidocaldarius subsp. acidocaldarius Tc-4-1 genomic stretch:
- a CDS encoding 4Fe-4S binding protein, which yields MRLVNTIAKIIDEKCTGCKICAQVCPTLAIRMEPLNGHPYKKLAVLDAEYCTGCTACEQRCPFDAIQMEYLDEPYTIGVDVSEVDQGAVRELCAKARFHPEQVVCYCTGTRAEEVAAAILKGAKTPDDISRATGLRTGCTVECLQPAMRLLRAAGIEPVPQKGFYQWYGATPTIWDIPDEVKAKYASRGFYFDDDIEFLQSIQKRSTEQVEEEEIK from the coding sequence ATGAGGCTCGTGAACACGATCGCGAAGATCATCGACGAAAAGTGCACGGGTTGCAAGATTTGCGCACAGGTCTGTCCGACGCTCGCGATTCGCATGGAGCCGTTGAACGGACATCCGTACAAGAAACTGGCGGTGCTCGATGCCGAATACTGCACGGGCTGCACGGCGTGCGAGCAGCGTTGCCCGTTTGACGCGATTCAAATGGAATACCTGGACGAACCTTACACCATCGGCGTGGATGTGTCCGAGGTGGACCAGGGTGCCGTCCGCGAATTGTGTGCGAAGGCGCGGTTTCACCCCGAACAGGTGGTCTGTTACTGCACAGGGACGCGCGCGGAGGAGGTGGCCGCGGCCATTCTCAAGGGCGCCAAGACGCCGGACGACATCTCGCGCGCGACCGGCCTTCGCACAGGTTGCACGGTGGAATGTCTCCAGCCCGCGATGCGGCTTCTCAGGGCCGCGGGGATTGAGCCGGTCCCCCAGAAGGGCTTCTACCAGTGGTATGGCGCCACGCCGACCATCTGGGACATCCCGGACGAGGTCAAGGCGAAGTACGCATCGCGCGGCTTCTACTTCGACGACGATATCGAATTTTTGCAGAGCATTCAAAAGCGATCGACAGAACAAGTGGAAGAGGAGGAGATCAAATGA
- a CDS encoding nicotinate-nucleotide pyrophosphorylase has translation MAETFDIRDPLFAPIRGRVFRATVTATRPGLVAGIEEASAQADAAGVEVSAEVWDGEWVAPGDVLLSLRGGPKAIALAEDRILGPLMMASGWATRAAELRHLAPKTRLVCGGWKKIPNAIKPLLHNALVSAGVGLRMVDEPFVYIDKNYLRMFGGIREALAAASIFPERVKVVQLRGEWGDIGEEAVEALEHGADVVMVDTGSLADLDVVCRIVQSRPGARARVAFAGGVTPETLMVLVSRFDVYAVDIGGAILDAPLLDLRLDVESRHEAGR, from the coding sequence GTGGCTGAGACGTTCGACATCCGCGATCCTCTCTTTGCCCCGATTCGCGGTCGCGTATTCCGCGCGACGGTCACGGCCACGCGCCCTGGGCTCGTGGCCGGGATCGAGGAAGCGTCCGCGCAAGCCGACGCAGCAGGCGTCGAAGTATCAGCGGAGGTGTGGGACGGGGAGTGGGTCGCGCCGGGCGACGTCCTGCTGTCACTTCGCGGTGGTCCGAAGGCGATAGCCCTTGCCGAGGATCGCATCCTGGGGCCGCTCATGATGGCTTCTGGCTGGGCGACGCGCGCGGCCGAACTCCGTCACCTTGCCCCAAAAACACGGCTCGTCTGCGGTGGGTGGAAGAAAATACCTAACGCGATCAAGCCGCTTCTTCATAACGCGCTGGTGTCCGCAGGCGTCGGGCTGCGGATGGTCGACGAGCCGTTTGTCTACATCGACAAGAACTACCTGCGCATGTTTGGCGGCATTCGCGAGGCGCTCGCGGCCGCCTCGATCTTTCCCGAGCGGGTGAAGGTCGTGCAGCTTCGGGGCGAATGGGGCGACATCGGCGAGGAGGCTGTCGAAGCGCTGGAGCACGGCGCGGATGTCGTCATGGTCGACACGGGATCGCTCGCCGATCTCGACGTCGTGTGCCGCATCGTGCAATCGCGCCCCGGGGCGCGAGCCCGCGTCGCCTTCGCGGGAGGTGTGACGCCCGAGACCTTGATGGTCCTGGTGTCGCGCTTTGACGTGTACGCGGTGGACATCGGCGGCGCCATCTTGGACGCGCCGCTGCTCGACCTGCGCCTCGACGTGGAGAGTCGACATGAAGCCGGGAGGTGA
- the larC gene encoding nickel insertion protein — translation MPAPATLALLKGFPIYSSGLWGETTTPTGAAIIRVLAKAMPVRPMRVDAIGYGAGTKDLPVANVLRISLGEWVGAGPDASEALHRPEPHGGHVHHHHHHPHEHTNGGNHTEHHPSHAGEGSTR, via the coding sequence GTGCCGGCTCCGGCCACGCTGGCCTTGTTGAAGGGCTTCCCCATCTACTCGTCCGGCCTGTGGGGAGAGACCACGACGCCGACGGGCGCCGCGATCATCCGAGTGCTCGCGAAGGCGATGCCCGTGCGGCCGATGCGCGTGGACGCGATCGGCTACGGCGCCGGGACCAAGGATCTCCCGGTCGCGAATGTGCTTCGCATTTCGCTCGGGGAGTGGGTGGGTGCAGGACCGGATGCGAGCGAGGCGCTCCACCGCCCCGAGCCGCACGGCGGTCACGTTCACCATCACCATCATCACCCGCACGAGCACACCAACGGCGGGAATCACACCGAGCATCACCCATCGCACGCAGGGGAGGGATCGACGAGATGA
- the larC gene encoding nickel insertion protein yields the protein MAIAKIDCFAGASGDMFLGAWLDVGISEDAWLSGVRPLLWGEGEIEIARVIKQEISATRVLIRHKEGHVHRHLADVEAIIDGADLPDVVRRKAKDAFFHLAVAEASIHGTTPDAIHFHEVGAIDAIVDIVGAMWAWHLAGEPDCYVSPIEVGAAARFARTAEFPCRLRPRWPC from the coding sequence ATGGCCATCGCGAAGATTGACTGTTTTGCGGGGGCAAGCGGCGATATGTTTCTCGGCGCTTGGCTCGACGTGGGCATCTCGGAGGACGCGTGGCTCTCCGGCGTGCGCCCGCTGCTTTGGGGCGAGGGCGAGATCGAAATTGCCCGCGTCATCAAGCAGGAGATTTCCGCCACGCGGGTCCTGATCCGGCACAAGGAAGGGCATGTCCATCGGCATCTCGCGGACGTCGAGGCCATCATCGACGGGGCGGATCTTCCGGATGTGGTCAGGCGAAAAGCCAAGGACGCGTTCTTCCACCTGGCTGTGGCCGAGGCTTCCATCCACGGCACCACGCCCGACGCCATCCACTTCCATGAGGTGGGCGCGATCGACGCCATCGTGGATATCGTCGGGGCGATGTGGGCGTGGCACCTGGCGGGCGAGCCTGATTGTTATGTCTCCCCCATCGAGGTGGGGGCGGCAGCGCGATTTGCGCGCACGGCCGAGTTCCCGTGCCGGCTCCGGCCACGCTGGCCTTGTTGA